The Enterococcus rotai genome includes a window with the following:
- a CDS encoding CHY zinc finger protein has translation MVKLYGATIDHEGRCVHYSSPVDVVANKCYSCKKYYACFQCHDELEDHLFSAWPVSNEKIVLCGSCRTELSAMEYKTNTKCVNCGHLFNPNCALHSHIYFSEQE, from the coding sequence ATGGTGAAACTATATGGGGCGACGATCGATCATGAAGGACGGTGTGTTCATTATAGTTCACCAGTCGATGTAGTGGCGAATAAATGTTATTCTTGTAAAAAGTATTACGCTTGTTTTCAGTGCCATGATGAGCTGGAAGATCATCTTTTTTCTGCTTGGCCAGTTTCAAATGAAAAAATCGTTCTTTGTGGTTCATGCCGCACTGAATTAAGTGCAATGGAATATAAAACAAATACTAAATGTGTAAATTGTGGGCATTTATTTAACCCAAACTGCGCATTGCATAGTCATATTTATTTTAGTGAACAGGAATAA
- a CDS encoding BglG family transcription antiterminator, giving the protein MYLSARARLIMEQLLTSNRPVSINELAEDLSVSHRTIRRDLKEVESTLTSYQLTLAKEHGILSLVGLDSDKQRFRWQLMDLSYNDYSPEERQQKILKVLLKEESVKLAGLANDLSVTISTISNDLTKIEERLPNTVKIERRRGFGVSLKANEVQKRQLMSELFGQQFPDYRLLKFFQEKSRDHTTNEWVEDRLLDLVSETLLKKVERSVKSWRNNNLEGINDEAYANLIVHISISVERMIAGNFIQPNVTGEKMTQYLEFTVAKNMLADILDMEPEFVPDGEAAYVTTHLRGVKSTESTIYFLENEELEVMMFVKKLIANVETELGQKLPKELLTKGLIAHLRPTLRRLKQGMRIYNPLIQSIKQDYEALFKVVRRAFDQVYQDKTVPDEEIGYLVLHFGAVLLQLESENSFSGLVVCASGIGTSRMLVTRLRQRIPQLKKLETVSLFELGKRKAEGKYNVIISTIDLGQVDFDYFLVSPILTERELSQISVFLKSLHSGYHKKIAEEEQAVQLTLLEATHFLEQQQMFTSIVLAILKNFNYSKLNENVGTMEDTIRVICTQLLEKAPGLDVESLVSTFLHDGNWKAFGIPDTKIGLFHARNESIKEPFFQLFSLEQPILIETMDHTKMPVDRIALLLVPEKFSQEGLEVISYISTLFVDNQQMIQLLEHGANEEITSYFVQKLLSYLEMRKK; this is encoded by the coding sequence ATGTATCTTTCAGCACGAGCTCGACTAATCATGGAACAGCTGTTAACAAGTAATCGTCCTGTTTCAATCAATGAACTAGCAGAAGATCTAAGTGTTAGTCACCGAACTATTCGACGTGATTTAAAGGAAGTCGAAAGTACGCTGACTTCTTATCAACTTACGTTAGCAAAAGAGCATGGAATTTTATCCTTAGTAGGCCTTGATTCTGATAAACAGCGCTTCCGTTGGCAATTGATGGATTTATCTTATAACGATTATAGTCCAGAAGAACGCCAACAGAAAATTCTTAAAGTTCTTCTAAAAGAAGAGTCAGTAAAATTAGCCGGACTAGCCAATGATTTAAGTGTCACAATTTCAACAATTAGTAATGATCTGACTAAAATAGAAGAACGATTACCGAATACAGTCAAAATTGAAAGAAGAAGAGGATTTGGTGTCTCTCTAAAAGCAAATGAAGTGCAAAAAAGACAGTTGATGAGCGAGCTTTTTGGGCAGCAATTTCCAGATTATCGTTTACTAAAATTTTTCCAAGAAAAATCTCGAGATCATACCACAAATGAATGGGTGGAAGATCGTCTACTCGATTTAGTTAGTGAAACGCTATTAAAAAAAGTGGAGCGCAGTGTTAAAAGCTGGCGCAATAACAATCTAGAAGGAATCAATGATGAAGCCTATGCGAATTTGATTGTGCATATTTCAATTTCAGTTGAACGAATGATCGCAGGTAATTTTATCCAACCCAATGTCACAGGTGAAAAAATGACACAATACCTCGAGTTTACAGTAGCGAAAAACATGCTGGCTGATATTTTGGATATGGAACCAGAATTCGTACCAGATGGTGAAGCGGCCTATGTTACAACGCATCTGAGAGGGGTTAAAAGCACTGAAAGTACAATATATTTCTTAGAAAATGAAGAACTGGAAGTCATGATGTTCGTCAAAAAATTAATTGCAAATGTTGAAACAGAATTGGGTCAAAAATTACCGAAAGAGCTTTTAACAAAAGGATTAATCGCTCATTTACGCCCAACACTAAGACGATTAAAACAAGGTATGCGTATTTACAATCCCTTGATTCAATCAATCAAGCAAGATTATGAAGCTTTGTTTAAAGTAGTCAGACGAGCATTTGATCAAGTCTATCAAGACAAGACAGTACCAGATGAAGAAATCGGGTATTTAGTATTACATTTTGGGGCAGTCTTGTTGCAATTAGAGAGTGAAAATAGTTTTTCTGGGTTGGTTGTGTGCGCTAGTGGTATTGGCACTTCTAGGATGCTTGTTACCCGATTACGGCAACGAATTCCTCAATTAAAAAAATTAGAAACAGTCTCTTTATTTGAGTTAGGGAAAAGGAAAGCTGAAGGTAAATACAATGTCATTATTTCTACAATTGATCTAGGTCAAGTGGATTTTGATTATTTTTTAGTGTCACCTATTTTGACGGAAAGAGAACTTTCGCAAATCAGTGTTTTCTTGAAAAGTTTACACAGTGGCTATCATAAAAAAATTGCCGAAGAAGAGCAAGCAGTGCAGCTAACCTTGCTGGAAGCCACTCATTTTTTAGAACAGCAGCAAATGTTCACGTCAATCGTTTTAGCCATTTTAAAAAACTTTAACTATTCTAAGTTAAATGAAAACGTAGGGACAATGGAAGATACGATTCGAGTTATTTGTACGCAATTGTTAGAAAAAGCGCCAGGATTAGACGTGGAGTCATTAGTCAGTACTTTTTTACATGATGGAAATTGGAAAGCTTTTGGCATTCCAGATACAAAAATTGGACTGTTCCACGCTCGCAATGAATCAATCAAAGAGCCATTTTTTCAATTGTTTTCATTAGAGCAGCCTATTCTCATTGAAACAATGGATCATACAAAAATGCCCGTTGATCGAATCGCTTTACTTTTAGTTCCTGAGAAATTTTCGCAAGAAGGCTTAGAAGTGATCAGCTATATCAGCACTTTATTTGTAGATAATCAACAAATGATCCAACTTTTGGAACATGGAGCGAACGAAGAGATCACGTCTTATTTTGTTCAAAAACTATTATCTTATTTAGAAATGAGGAAAAAATAA
- a CDS encoding PTS mannitol transporter subunit IICB: MEQTQGNLKVKVQQFGSFLSGMIMPNIGAFIAWGILTALFIPTGWFPNEQLNEITGPTITYLLPILIGFTGGRLVYDIRGGVVGAMVTMGVITGAEIPMFLGAMIVGPTGAYCIKKFDELVDGKIKPGFEMLVNNFSSGILSSILAIIAFLIVGPAVEALNNFLATGVGFLVENSLLPLASIFVEPAKVLFLNNAINHGVISPIAIEQAAETGRSVLFLLESNPGPGLGILLAYTIFGRGSAKQTAPGAIIIHFLGGIHEIYFPYILMKPVLILSAIGGGMAGVMTFSLFNAGLVAPASPGSIFAILAMTPRDGYVGVLAGIIVATIVSFAISAVVLKTSKATDTTIEDASEKASALKGRKTIVPEVQSSFSSAEKFSDTVETLAHTEKIIFACDAGMGSSAMGASVLRNKVKKAGLSIEVINSAIAQLPEDADIVVTHKDLTSRAKEKLPKAYHVSVDNFLSNDRYDELVEKLLVVKTSV, from the coding sequence ATGGAACAAACACAAGGTAATTTAAAAGTGAAAGTTCAACAATTTGGCAGTTTTCTTAGTGGAATGATCATGCCCAATATCGGGGCATTTATTGCTTGGGGAATCTTGACCGCTTTATTTATTCCAACAGGTTGGTTTCCAAATGAACAATTAAATGAAATAACAGGTCCGACGATTACTTATTTATTGCCGATCTTGATAGGTTTTACAGGTGGGCGCTTGGTTTATGATATTCGCGGTGGAGTAGTTGGTGCAATGGTTACAATGGGCGTGATTACAGGTGCAGAGATTCCTATGTTCTTAGGAGCGATGATCGTAGGTCCTACTGGTGCATATTGTATTAAAAAATTTGATGAACTTGTCGATGGGAAAATCAAACCAGGGTTTGAAATGCTGGTCAATAACTTTTCATCAGGGATTTTATCCTCCATTTTAGCCATTATTGCATTTTTGATTGTTGGTCCTGCAGTTGAAGCATTGAATAATTTTTTGGCAACTGGAGTGGGTTTCTTGGTTGAAAACTCATTGTTGCCATTAGCAAGTATTTTCGTTGAGCCAGCTAAAGTGCTCTTTTTAAATAATGCCATCAATCATGGTGTAATCAGTCCAATTGCTATTGAACAAGCAGCCGAAACAGGGCGCTCAGTGTTATTTTTATTAGAATCAAATCCTGGACCAGGATTAGGTATTTTATTAGCCTATACAATCTTTGGTCGGGGCAGCGCTAAACAAACGGCACCTGGCGCGATTATTATTCATTTTTTAGGTGGTATTCATGAAATTTATTTTCCGTATATTTTGATGAAACCTGTTTTGATTCTTTCAGCAATCGGTGGTGGAATGGCAGGTGTCATGACGTTTTCATTATTTAATGCTGGATTAGTAGCTCCAGCTTCACCTGGTAGCATCTTTGCAATTTTAGCAATGACACCTCGTGATGGTTATGTGGGCGTATTAGCAGGAATCATAGTGGCGACCATCGTCTCATTTGCGATTTCTGCCGTTGTCTTGAAAACATCAAAAGCAACGGACACTACGATTGAAGATGCTTCTGAAAAAGCCAGTGCTTTAAAAGGGCGTAAGACAATAGTGCCAGAAGTTCAAAGTAGCTTTTCGTCTGCTGAAAAATTCAGTGATACTGTTGAAACTCTTGCGCATACGGAAAAAATTATTTTTGCTTGTGATGCAGGCATGGGGTCAAGTGCGATGGGCGCGTCTGTTTTACGAAACAAAGTGAAAAAAGCTGGGTTATCAATCGAGGTGATTAACTCTGCTATCGCACAATTACCTGAAGATGCGGATATTGTTGTAACCCATAAGGACTTAACTTCGCGAGCAAAGGAAAAATTACCTAAGGCGTACCATGTGTCTGTTGATAATTTCTTAAGCAATGATCGCTATGATGAATTAGTTGAAAAATTATTAGTTGTTAAAACATCTGTTTAA
- the ilvA gene encoding threonine ammonia-lyase IlvA gives MTLTKTNVEEAYDVLKDVVTKTPLQYDMYLSQKYQCNVYLKREDLQKVRSFKLRGAYYAIKQTPHEMLKNGVVCASAGNHAQGVAYTCHEMNVAATIFMPTTTPQQKISQVKFFGGDEVTVKLIGDTFDASAKAAKEYASANHQAFIDPFNDLNIMAGQGTVAVEIFQEANEAEFQVDYLLAAIGGGGLVSGVSTYTKSVSPTTAVIGVEPLGAQSMRAAFDEGKPVMLDSVEKFVDGAAVKQVGKLTYEHTLEYVDELLAVDEGQVCSTILELYTKQAIVVEPAGALSVSALELIKDEIKGKNVVCIISGGNNDINRMEEIEERSLISEGLKHYFVINFPQRPGALREFVTDILGPNDDITRFEYTKKVNRGTGPVVLGILLKDKEELPNLLQKMAEFDPKYIDLSDNPSLYALLV, from the coding sequence TTGACATTAACAAAAACAAATGTTGAAGAAGCATATGATGTGCTAAAAGACGTGGTAACCAAAACGCCATTGCAATATGATATGTATCTATCACAAAAATATCAATGCAACGTTTATTTAAAAAGAGAAGATCTACAGAAAGTTCGTTCATTCAAATTAAGAGGGGCCTATTATGCGATTAAACAAACTCCTCATGAGATGCTGAAAAACGGTGTGGTTTGTGCAAGTGCGGGGAATCATGCTCAAGGAGTTGCATACACTTGCCATGAAATGAACGTTGCGGCAACGATTTTTATGCCGACAACAACGCCACAACAAAAAATCTCTCAAGTAAAGTTTTTTGGTGGAGATGAAGTAACGGTCAAATTAATTGGTGATACTTTTGATGCATCCGCTAAAGCTGCTAAAGAATATGCTAGCGCCAATCATCAAGCTTTTATAGATCCCTTTAATGATTTAAATATCATGGCTGGACAAGGGACAGTAGCCGTTGAAATATTTCAAGAAGCGAATGAAGCTGAATTTCAAGTAGATTACTTGCTGGCAGCAATCGGTGGCGGTGGTTTAGTTAGTGGTGTTTCTACCTATACTAAAAGCGTTAGTCCAACGACGGCTGTCATTGGCGTAGAACCATTAGGTGCCCAATCGATGCGGGCGGCTTTTGATGAAGGTAAACCGGTAATGCTGGACAGTGTAGAAAAATTTGTTGATGGGGCAGCAGTGAAACAAGTGGGCAAGTTAACGTATGAACATACGCTTGAATATGTTGATGAGCTTTTAGCTGTGGATGAAGGGCAAGTCTGTTCTACGATTTTAGAGTTATACACTAAACAAGCAATTGTAGTCGAGCCAGCAGGAGCTCTGAGTGTTTCAGCGTTAGAACTGATCAAAGATGAGATTAAAGGGAAAAATGTTGTTTGTATCATCAGTGGTGGTAATAATGATATCAATCGAATGGAAGAAATCGAAGAACGTTCTTTGATTTCTGAAGGACTAAAACATTACTTTGTGATCAATTTCCCCCAACGACCAGGCGCATTAAGAGAATTCGTAACAGATATCTTAGGTCCAAATGATGATATCACCCGGTTTGAGTATACGAAAAAAGTCAATCGTGGAACAGGCCCAGTAGTGTTGGGTATTTTACTGAAAGACAAAGAGGAATTACCTAATTTACTACAGAAAATGGCTGAGTTTGATCCTAAATATATTGATTTAAGTGATAATCCGTCATTGTATGCGTTACTTGTTTAG
- a CDS encoding GNAT family N-acetyltransferase gives MVVYLRKAEATDLVNIMEIIAAARQMLHDKNIPQWQNGEGPNEEQLKQDIVLQQCYVLIVDQQIAGLGILSTSPEPPYEQIKNGQWQQTPGNYSAIHRVALAPTYQGKGLALLLMNLLITTSRLNGCLDIRIDTHPENKTMQQLIQKAGFTYCGDILLPVADGERFAYQLVLT, from the coding sequence ATGGTCGTTTATTTAAGAAAAGCTGAAGCAACTGATCTAGTTAACATCATGGAAATTATTGCTGCTGCGAGACAAATGCTCCATGATAAAAATATTCCTCAATGGCAAAATGGTGAAGGTCCTAATGAAGAACAGTTGAAACAAGATATTGTTTTACAACAGTGTTATGTCTTGATCGTCGATCAACAAATTGCTGGTCTGGGCATCCTTTCAACCAGTCCTGAACCGCCATATGAACAAATAAAAAATGGACAATGGCAACAGACTCCTGGAAATTATTCAGCGATTCACAGAGTCGCTCTTGCTCCTACCTATCAAGGAAAAGGATTAGCATTGCTTTTAATGAATCTATTGATTACGACATCTAGATTGAATGGTTGTCTTGATATTCGAATTGATACTCACCCAGAAAATAAAACAATGCAACAATTGATTCAAAAAGCCGGTTTCACTTATTGCGGTGACATTTTACTGCCTGTAGCTGATGGCGAACGATTCGCTTATCAATTGGTATTGACTTAA
- a CDS encoding acyltransferase family protein, with product MNNKKRLENRRYITGFDGIRTIAVVGVILYHLFPNIMHGGYLGVPIFFAVSGYLITDLLRQEWLQTETIDVKSFYIRRMKRLYPGLVAMLVAASAYIVFFQQDLLNNLRSVVASSVFYYNNWWQIFKGFSYFDRFTTQSPFTHIWSLAVEAQNYLIWPLLFIVLKKYVKHSGKIFGLIMAAAVGSGILMAVLYTPGADPTRVYYGTDTRLFSILMGSGLAFVWPSFRLKEEIPIKAKNLLNGVGITSLVVLLLSFLFLADHLAFVYYGGMFIVSIFATILVAVTAHPGADLNRWLTNPVFTWFGKRSYGIYLYQFPVMIFYEAKVKNLSDHVLLHSLIEIALILGISELSYRFIEKPLGKFYYQYTWFAIKDFFRKPWFTVAKVTALISVVLSCFALFALAVAPSNEVTAEQQQLQKNIEANKKKAEQRKAEEKAKNEGKTTDSTKAATPEPEANFDLTAEEAKKAKEMDVTAFGDSVILDAAAGLQEIFPKMIVDGEVGRQLYTSTPVIEKLEKEKLLKDNVLVGLGTNGSFTEAQFDEFMTAIGSKRKVYWINVRVPTRRWQNEVNGMLETMKKKYKNLVIIDWYGYSNEHEEWFYDDRVHPNVDGQVKYSSFIAKQLVK from the coding sequence ATGAATAATAAGAAAAGGTTAGAAAATCGCCGTTATATTACCGGGTTCGATGGGATACGAACTATTGCGGTCGTCGGCGTGATTCTGTATCATTTGTTCCCTAATATAATGCATGGGGGCTATTTAGGCGTCCCTATTTTTTTTGCAGTCTCTGGTTATTTAATTACTGATTTACTAAGGCAAGAATGGTTACAAACCGAAACAATCGATGTTAAAAGTTTTTATATACGCCGTATGAAACGGCTCTATCCAGGCTTAGTTGCCATGCTGGTAGCAGCTTCAGCCTATATTGTCTTTTTCCAGCAAGACTTACTCAATAATTTACGTAGTGTAGTCGCCAGTAGTGTCTTTTACTATAATAATTGGTGGCAAATTTTTAAAGGATTTTCTTATTTTGATCGATTTACCACCCAGTCACCATTTACACATATTTGGTCTCTTGCAGTTGAAGCACAGAATTATTTGATCTGGCCGTTGTTATTTATTGTGCTAAAAAAATATGTTAAGCACAGTGGTAAAATTTTTGGTTTGATCATGGCGGCGGCTGTTGGATCTGGTATTTTGATGGCAGTTTTGTATACTCCTGGTGCCGACCCGACAAGAGTTTATTATGGAACAGACACAAGATTATTTTCGATTTTAATGGGAAGTGGGTTGGCCTTTGTTTGGCCAAGTTTCCGTTTGAAAGAAGAAATTCCGATAAAGGCTAAAAATTTACTGAATGGCGTTGGAATTACCTCCTTGGTTGTCTTACTGCTTTCCTTCCTATTTTTAGCAGACCATCTAGCTTTTGTCTATTATGGTGGAATGTTTATCGTCAGTATTTTTGCAACGATTCTAGTGGCAGTTACAGCTCATCCAGGCGCCGATTTAAATCGTTGGCTGACAAATCCTGTTTTCACATGGTTTGGAAAAAGAAGTTACGGAATTTATTTGTATCAGTTCCCAGTCATGATTTTTTATGAAGCTAAAGTCAAAAATTTAAGTGATCATGTGTTGTTGCATTCTTTGATCGAGATTGCTTTGATTTTAGGCATTAGTGAATTATCCTATCGATTTATCGAGAAACCATTGGGCAAATTTTATTATCAGTATACGTGGTTTGCTATCAAAGATTTTTTCCGTAAACCATGGTTTACAGTGGCTAAAGTGACAGCTTTGATCAGTGTTGTTTTATCTTGTTTTGCACTCTTTGCTCTAGCTGTTGCGCCTTCCAATGAAGTTACTGCAGAACAGCAACAACTACAAAAAAATATTGAAGCAAACAAAAAGAAAGCAGAACAGAGAAAAGCAGAAGAAAAAGCCAAAAACGAAGGCAAAACGACCGATTCGACAAAAGCGGCAACGCCAGAGCCAGAGGCGAATTTTGATTTAACTGCTGAAGAAGCGAAGAAAGCCAAAGAGATGGACGTTACAGCTTTCGGTGATTCTGTTATCTTAGATGCAGCTGCAGGATTACAAGAGATTTTTCCTAAGATGATTGTGGATGGTGAAGTGGGGAGACAATTATATACCAGTACACCAGTCATTGAAAAACTAGAGAAAGAAAAATTATTGAAAGATAATGTTTTAGTTGGTCTTGGGACGAATGGATCATTTACCGAAGCGCAATTTGATGAATTCATGACAGCAATCGGTTCAAAACGAAAGGTCTATTGGATCAATGTTCGCGTTCCTACTCGTAGATGGCAAAATGAAGTCAATGGAATGCTCGAAACAATGAAGAAAAAGTACAAAAACCTTGTCATTATTGACTGGTACGGCTACAGTAATGAGCATGAGGAATGGTTTTATGATGACCGAGTTCATCCGAATGTAGATGGACAAGTAAAATACTCAAGTTTTATTGCAAAACAGTTAGTGAAATAA
- the ilvN gene encoding acetolactate synthase small subunit, translated as MKRIITATVNNNSGVLNRFSGVLTRRQVNIDSISVGPTELDHVSRITIVVQVSDLKEAEQVTKQLNKQIDVIKVSDITDEAHLERELALVKVNAPAAVRAELFSVIDPFRANVIDVGTRSVVIQVTGTSEKISAFVDVVAPYGIKQLARTGVTGFTRGNN; from the coding sequence ATGAAACGGATTATTACAGCAACAGTCAATAATAATTCTGGTGTCTTGAATCGCTTCAGTGGTGTGCTGACACGCAGACAAGTCAATATCGACAGCATTTCAGTCGGTCCAACAGAGTTAGATCATGTATCACGAATCACCATTGTGGTTCAAGTATCAGATTTAAAAGAAGCAGAACAGGTTACTAAACAATTAAATAAACAAATCGATGTGATCAAGGTCTCAGATATCACAGATGAAGCACATTTAGAAAGAGAGCTAGCATTGGTAAAAGTCAATGCACCAGCAGCAGTTCGAGCTGAATTATTCTCAGTGATCGATCCGTTTAGAGCCAATGTGATCGATGTCGGCACTCGCTCAGTGGTGATCCAAGTTACAGGAACGAGTGAAAAAATAAGTGCTTTCGTTGATGTTGTCGCACCATATGGCATCAAACAATTAGCAAGAACAGGCGTCACTGGATTTACCAGAGGCAACAACTAA
- a CDS encoding biotin transporter BioY, translating into MKTKDITRIAIMISIIIVLGFFPPIPLGLLPVPIVIQNAGFMLSGLLLGKKNGTIATLLFLLLVAIGFPILAGGRGGIAVFLGITAGYLFAYPFATFLIGWASERVNPYNQNIFWGFGITFLFGALFIDFCGAVGMSILSDMSLSKSLMANLAFIPGDTIKAFLTVFIAQRISKSFDQRRN; encoded by the coding sequence ATGAAAACAAAAGATATTACGAGAATTGCTATTATGATCAGCATTATTATTGTTTTAGGCTTTTTCCCACCGATACCGCTTGGTTTATTACCGGTACCGATTGTGATTCAAAATGCTGGCTTTATGTTAAGTGGATTGCTACTCGGTAAGAAAAATGGAACGATTGCAACTTTACTGTTTTTACTACTTGTTGCGATTGGTTTTCCTATATTAGCTGGAGGAAGAGGGGGAATCGCCGTTTTTCTCGGTATCACAGCAGGTTACCTTTTTGCCTATCCATTTGCGACTTTTTTGATAGGCTGGGCTAGTGAAAGGGTCAATCCTTATAATCAAAATATTTTCTGGGGATTTGGAATTACCTTCCTTTTTGGTGCATTATTTATTGATTTTTGTGGAGCAGTCGGGATGAGTATTTTATCTGATATGAGTTTGTCTAAAAGTTTGATGGCAAACCTAGCGTTTATTCCTGGAGATACGATTAAAGCATTTTTGACTGTTTTTATAGCACAAAGAATATCAAAATCGTTCGATCAAAGGAGAAACTAG
- a CDS encoding NUDIX domain-containing protein, translating to MTHFSSKEAEKQYYEQEASETEFLKWYHQQELPEYEKPSLTVDIVLMCYNKEEDQLKILLIKRKGHPYRNSWALPGGFVNRNESTGESVLRETKEETGVVISKENIEQLHSFSRPDRDPRGWVVTVSYLAFIGEEPLIAGDDAKEVRWFTMERKENTLALTNGDVEIILDLQTGASTGKDTLAFDHSEIILKAFNRVANKMEHDPQVLQVLGKDFTITEARKVFAKFSGIDYKTIDHSNFKKAMLHHFEEIGERPVGIGRPSKIYQLKPENSDKK from the coding sequence TTGACACACTTTAGTTCAAAGGAAGCGGAAAAGCAATATTATGAACAAGAAGCCAGCGAAACTGAGTTTTTAAAATGGTATCACCAACAAGAACTTCCTGAATATGAAAAGCCTTCTCTGACTGTAGATATTGTTTTAATGTGCTATAACAAAGAAGAAGATCAACTTAAAATACTGCTGATTAAAAGAAAAGGACATCCTTATAGAAATTCTTGGGCCTTACCTGGCGGATTCGTCAATAGAAATGAATCAACTGGAGAAAGTGTTTTACGGGAGACGAAAGAAGAAACTGGCGTGGTTATTTCTAAAGAAAACATCGAACAACTACATAGTTTCAGCCGGCCTGATCGAGATCCTCGCGGCTGGGTCGTAACAGTTAGTTATCTCGCTTTTATTGGTGAAGAACCATTGATTGCAGGAGATGATGCTAAAGAAGTCCGTTGGTTTACAATGGAGCGGAAAGAAAACACACTGGCTCTTACCAATGGTGATGTAGAAATCATTTTGGATTTACAGACAGGTGCTTCAACTGGGAAAGATACTTTAGCTTTCGACCACAGTGAAATTATTCTGAAAGCTTTCAATCGAGTGGCGAATAAAATGGAACATGATCCTCAGGTATTGCAAGTTTTAGGGAAAGATTTTACGATCACAGAAGCTCGCAAAGTATTTGCAAAATTTTCTGGTATTGATTATAAAACAATCGACCACTCAAACTTTAAAAAAGCCATGCTTCATCATTTTGAAGAAATTGGAGAACGTCCGGTAGGTATTGGTCGCCCTTCAAAAATTTATCAGCTAAAACCTGAAAACTCCGATAAAAAATAA
- the ilvC gene encoding ketol-acid reductoisomerase codes for MAKVYYDNSVENNQLEGKTIAIIGYGSQGHAHAQNLRDNGNQVIIGIREGKSAEAARNDGFDVLSVEEASKKADVVMILAPDEIQGDLYDKEIAPNLEAGNALAFGHGFNIHFDVINPPKDVDVFLVAPKGPGHLVRRTFTEGFAVPALFAVYQDATGKASDVALSYAKGIGATRVGVLETTFKEETETDLFGEQAVLCGGLTSLIEAGFETLTEAGYQPELAYFEVCHELKLIVDLIYEGGFEKMRNSISNTAEYGDYVSGPRVVTAEAKANMKEVLTDIQNGKFAKGFIDDNKNGFKEFNQMRKENAGHPIEKVGAELRKMMPFVSRED; via the coding sequence ATGGCAAAAGTATATTACGATAATTCAGTAGAGAACAATCAATTAGAAGGAAAAACAATTGCAATCATCGGTTATGGCTCACAAGGTCATGCTCATGCGCAAAACCTAAGAGATAACGGTAATCAAGTGATCATCGGAATCCGTGAAGGAAAATCAGCAGAAGCTGCTCGTAATGATGGTTTCGACGTATTATCTGTTGAAGAAGCATCTAAAAAAGCAGATGTTGTGATGATCTTAGCACCAGACGAAATTCAAGGAGATCTTTATGACAAAGAGATTGCACCAAATCTAGAGGCAGGTAACGCATTAGCCTTCGGACACGGCTTCAATATTCATTTTGATGTAATCAACCCACCAAAAGATGTGGATGTTTTCTTAGTTGCTCCTAAAGGACCAGGACACCTGGTTCGTCGTACCTTTACAGAAGGGTTTGCGGTACCTGCATTATTTGCGGTTTATCAAGATGCAACAGGAAAAGCTAGTGATGTTGCCTTATCTTATGCCAAAGGAATCGGCGCAACACGTGTTGGTGTGTTAGAAACAACCTTTAAAGAAGAAACTGAAACTGATTTATTCGGTGAACAAGCAGTATTATGTGGTGGTTTGACAAGCTTGATCGAAGCTGGATTTGAAACGTTGACAGAAGCTGGTTACCAACCAGAATTGGCATACTTTGAAGTATGTCATGAATTGAAATTGATCGTTGACCTGATTTATGAAGGAGGATTTGAGAAAATGCGTAACTCAATCTCAAATACTGCAGAATACGGCGATTATGTTTCAGGACCTCGTGTCGTAACCGCTGAAGCTAAAGCAAACATGAAAGAGGTTCTAACGGACATCCAAAACGGCAAGTTTGCAAAAGGCTTCATTGATGACAACAAAAACGGCTTTAAAGAATTCAATCAAATGCGTAAAGAAAATGCTGGACACCCAATCGAAAAAGTTGGAGCAGAACTACGCAAAATGATGCCATTTGTTTCAAGAGAAGACTAA